The Candidatus Bathyarchaeia archaeon genome includes a window with the following:
- a CDS encoding 50S ribosomal protein L13, which produces MSIQVNLHPVVDQTVIDATGLVVGRLASVVAKRLLSGEKIIIVNAENAVLAGKRSRRINELRKFLEIVGRANPKHGPRHPRRPDTMLRRVVRGMLPMDKEKGIKALAALKVYISVPSEIEGVKAQTIPSASASKLRCASLTLGTLASEVGWRGDVKCR; this is translated from the coding sequence GTGAGTATACAGGTGAACCTACACCCAGTAGTAGATCAAACAGTCATTGACGCCACAGGCCTAGTGGTAGGTAGACTCGCTAGCGTGGTAGCTAAGAGACTTCTATCCGGGGAGAAGATAATTATAGTCAACGCCGAGAATGCTGTGCTCGCGGGGAAAAGATCTAGGCGTATTAACGAACTTCGCAAGTTCCTCGAAATAGTAGGTAGGGCTAATCCGAAACATGGGCCTCGCCACCCCCGCAGACCTGACACGATGCTGAGACGGGTGGTTCGGGGGATGCTCCCGATGGATAAGGAGAAGGGAATTAAAGCTCTAGCCGCACTTAAAGTGTACATTTCAGTGCCTTCTGAGATTGAGGGCGTAAAGGCTCAAACTATCCCAAGCGCTTCAGCTTCAAAGTTAAGGTGTGCATCTTTGACTCTAGGCACACTAGCTAGCGAAGTCGGTTGGAGAGGAGATGTTAAATGCCGGTAA
- the speY gene encoding deoxyhypusine synthase, with amino-acid sequence MDKREFLTKPRIEPIKLRENMTVKELVENYARSGVFNAGHLSEACRIYERMLQENATVCLTLSGAMTPTGMGGMIITMVERGLIDFIISTGANLYHDLHFALDLPVHQGDPHVDDRVLYRAGIERIYDVFITDDLLRATDTFIQSILRDRKFDAPISTAELHHIIGEAVLARARYPEKSLLAQAAKYNVPVYCPSPGDSSIGMNTAVTKLLGSSLTVDPDLDVLETTAIVLNSELNGVIEVGGGASKNFYMQTQPMLWQILNVNKGGHDYFVQVTTDAPHWGGLSGATPQEAISWGKVNPNEVRNHVVVYCDATIAVPIIFSYALDTVGRRRLRQLYLRRGEFLDALRKVCGSVEETSGH; translated from the coding sequence GTGGATAAGCGAGAATTCCTCACAAAGCCGAGGATAGAACCTATAAAACTTCGAGAGAACATGACTGTTAAAGAACTTGTGGAAAACTATGCTAGGTCAGGAGTTTTCAACGCGGGGCACCTCTCTGAAGCCTGTAGGATCTATGAGAGGATGCTTCAGGAGAACGCGACAGTATGTCTAACACTATCTGGCGCAATGACACCCACAGGGATGGGCGGCATGATAATTACGATGGTTGAGAGAGGACTGATAGACTTCATCATCTCTACAGGTGCAAACCTATACCACGATCTCCACTTTGCCTTAGACTTGCCAGTCCACCAAGGCGACCCCCACGTAGACGACCGCGTCCTATATAGAGCAGGCATTGAACGGATATATGACGTCTTCATAACGGACGACCTCTTACGTGCGACAGACACCTTTATACAGAGTATCCTAAGAGACAGAAAATTTGACGCCCCTATCTCCACAGCGGAACTCCACCACATAATCGGCGAAGCTGTTCTGGCGAGAGCCAGATACCCTGAAAAGTCCCTGCTGGCGCAAGCCGCAAAGTATAACGTCCCAGTCTACTGCCCCTCCCCAGGCGACTCCTCGATAGGTATGAACACAGCTGTAACCAAGCTATTAGGCAGCTCATTAACGGTTGATCCAGACCTAGACGTACTCGAGACTACAGCAATAGTCCTGAATAGCGAGCTTAATGGGGTTATCGAAGTTGGCGGCGGGGCTTCTAAGAACTTCTACATGCAAACTCAGCCTATGCTTTGGCAGATCTTGAATGTGAATAAGGGTGGGCATGACTATTTCGTGCAGGTAACAACAGACGCCCCTCACTGGGGCGGCCTCTCAGGAGCAACACCGCAAGAGGCTATCTCCTGGGGCAAAGTCAACCCAAATGAGGTTAGAAACCACGTTGTAGTCTACTGCGATGCTACTATCGCTGTTCCAATTATATTCTCCTACGCGTTGGACACAGTTGGTAGGCGTCGATTGAGACAGTTATATCTCAGGAGGGGTGAGTTCTTGGATGCTTTGCGAAAAGTTTGTGGAAGTGTGGAAGAAACTTCTGGCCATTAA
- a CDS encoding 30S ribosomal protein S9, with translation MPVRKQSLVVIGKRKSAVARAVIRPGAGIIHVNQTPVELYPNEVARSKILEPLILAGDLRRQVDIDVTVNGGGFMGQAEAVRTSIARGLINWFKSTKLKRLMTDYDRAMLVGDPRRKEMKKAGGWGARRRRQKSYR, from the coding sequence ATGCCGGTAAGGAAACAATCCCTTGTCGTGATAGGTAAAAGAAAAAGTGCCGTTGCGCGCGCCGTAATTAGGCCAGGCGCCGGTATAATCCATGTGAATCAGACACCTGTTGAGTTATATCCCAATGAGGTTGCCCGCTCCAAGATTCTTGAGCCCTTGATCTTAGCTGGAGATCTGAGAAGGCAGGTAGACATTGATGTGACTGTGAATGGCGGCGGCTTTATGGGTCAGGCTGAAGCGGTGCGTACAAGTATCGCCCGCGGACTTATCAATTGGTTTAAATCCACTAAGCTCAAGCGGCTTATGACAGATTACGATCGCGCGATGTTAGTTGGAGATCCCAGACGGAAGGAAATGAAGAAGGCTGGCGGGTGGGGGGCGCGAAGGCGACGGCAGAAATCATACCGATGA
- a CDS encoding DNA-directed RNA polymerase subunit N, which yields MQIPVRCFTCGAVIGDKWENFAFEVKSGKNPAEVIDRLGVRRYCCRRMLLTHIDILDEVLKFYEKKYEEK from the coding sequence ATTCAGATTCCAGTCCGCTGTTTTACTTGTGGGGCGGTTATAGGCGATAAATGGGAGAATTTCGCCTTTGAAGTCAAAAGCGGCAAAAACCCAGCCGAGGTTATTGATAGGTTGGGGGTGCGTCGGTATTGCTGTCGTAGAATGCTCCTCACACACATCGATATTTTGGATGAGGTCCTGAAGTTTTATGAGAAGAAGTATGAAGAGAAATAG
- a CDS encoding DNA-directed RNA polymerase subunit D: MEVKIIEKTENSIRFILAGSTPAFANALRRIMISEVPSMAIDDVFFYDNKSALDDETIAHRLGLIPLKTDLDTYVLPEACECKSETGCNRCRTLITLEAEAEGSMKTVYSGDLKSEDPDVTPVSPRIPIVKLASGQKIKLEAYSRLGTGKQHAKWQPTSACAYKYLPVIEINKSTCDACGKCVEACPKRVLGFRDNKIMVIDLLACTLCMECVKKCPMKPPAIEVYGDDTSFVFYVETTGALPVEKIIYHAVKILIEGAEKFVKEVKSVCGG, translated from the coding sequence ATGGAAGTTAAGATCATAGAGAAGACTGAGAATTCAATCCGCTTCATTTTAGCTGGTTCAACACCAGCCTTCGCCAACGCCCTCCGACGCATAATGATAAGCGAAGTCCCATCTATGGCGATAGATGATGTATTCTTCTACGATAACAAATCCGCCTTGGATGATGAAACAATAGCTCACAGGCTGGGTTTAATTCCGCTGAAAACAGACCTCGACACCTATGTGCTCCCAGAAGCGTGTGAGTGTAAGAGTGAGACTGGGTGTAACCGTTGTCGAACACTTATAACTTTGGAGGCTGAGGCTGAAGGTTCGATGAAGACTGTCTACTCAGGTGATCTGAAGTCCGAGGATCCAGACGTAACCCCAGTTTCACCCCGAATTCCAATAGTTAAGCTCGCCTCTGGGCAGAAGATCAAACTTGAGGCCTACTCAAGATTGGGTACAGGTAAACAGCATGCTAAGTGGCAACCTACATCAGCTTGCGCCTACAAATATCTCCCCGTTATAGAGATCAATAAGTCAACATGTGATGCGTGTGGAAAGTGTGTAGAGGCTTGCCCGAAGAGGGTCCTTGGCTTCAGGGACAATAAGATTATGGTGATAGACCTCCTTGCCTGCACGCTGTGTATGGAGTGCGTTAAAAAATGCCCTATGAAACCCCCCGCAATCGAGGTTTATGGGGATGATACCTCCTTCGTGTTTTACGTTGAGACCACAGGCGCCCTGCCTGTTGAGAAGATTATATACCACGCAGTTAAAATTCTTATAGAAGGAGCTGAGAAATTCGTTAAAGAGGTCAAGAGCGTGTGTGGGGGCTAA
- a CDS encoding 50S ribosomal protein L18e translates to MKARTTNPERLELIRALRKASQGGKVRIWRVLAEYIMQPRRRRVTVNLSRVNRHTRGGDVVIIPGKTLGSGNINHPVSIAAFDFSAKAKEKIERAGGSCLTINEIVAQIPNGSNVKLIG, encoded by the coding sequence TTGAAGGCAAGAACCACTAACCCTGAGAGACTAGAGCTCATTAGGGCGCTGCGTAAAGCGTCGCAGGGAGGAAAGGTTAGGATTTGGCGTGTGCTGGCTGAGTATATAATGCAACCCAGAAGGAGGAGAGTGACGGTGAACCTAAGCCGGGTAAACCGCCATACACGAGGTGGTGACGTCGTCATAATACCGGGTAAGACTTTAGGTTCGGGGAATATAAACCACCCCGTCTCGATTGCGGCCTTTGATTTTTCCGCAAAGGCTAAAGAGAAAATAGAGAGAGCCGGAGGGAGTTGCCTAACAATTAACGAAATAGTCGCTCAGATTCCCAATGGTTCAAATGTGAAGCTAATCGGGTGA
- the rpsB gene encoding 30S ribosomal protein S2, producing the protein MTTEVYTYLLPLDVLMPSGIQIGTRVKTKDMKPFIYRVRPDGLFILDTRKTDERIRIAAKFLANFTPERIAVVSSRLYGQHSVLKFCELTRATPIVGRFPPGAFTNPICPSYMEPEVVIVTDPSADSQAVTEASMIGLPVVALCDTDNTFKNIDLVIPTNNKGRKALAMVYWLLARQYLRERKLLSPEENPPITVEDFETKLTEEKLEYRSE; encoded by the coding sequence TTGACAACTGAAGTTTACACATACCTACTTCCGTTGGACGTACTGATGCCTTCTGGAATTCAGATAGGCACCAGAGTTAAGACGAAAGATATGAAGCCATTCATTTACCGAGTTAGGCCAGATGGGTTATTCATTCTGGACACGAGAAAGACTGATGAACGAATCAGGATCGCTGCGAAGTTCCTCGCTAACTTTACACCCGAGAGGATAGCTGTCGTTTCCTCCAGACTCTACGGGCAACATTCGGTCTTGAAGTTCTGCGAGTTAACAAGAGCGACACCGATAGTCGGCAGATTCCCGCCAGGAGCATTCACTAATCCGATATGCCCCAGCTACATGGAGCCAGAAGTTGTAATAGTAACCGACCCCTCCGCAGATAGCCAGGCCGTAACAGAGGCTTCAATGATAGGCCTACCTGTGGTTGCTCTCTGTGATACGGACAACACGTTCAAAAATATCGACCTCGTCATCCCAACCAACAATAAAGGAAGAAAAGCCCTCGCGATGGTCTACTGGCTTTTGGCTAGGCAGTATCTTAGGGAGAGGAAACTGCTCTCCCCTGAGGAGAACCCCCCCATCACCGTAGAAGACTTTGAGACTAAACTTACGGAGGAAAAGCTAGAGTACAGATCTGAGTAG
- a CDS encoding RDD family protein — protein MATTRKGSSLKLADLGSRAVAAVVDHIAIIFAALLFRLVVSALMFPFHWAFNFMAFFDLFGLNWVLWVIYFTYFEGSQGQTPAKRWLRIKVVREDGSSVDYGAALIRNVLRIVDLLPAFYIIGVVLVALSGKRQRLGDIAARTLVVQA, from the coding sequence GTGGCAACTACAAGAAAAGGCTCAAGCCTGAAGCTAGCTGATCTCGGCTCCAGAGCGGTTGCAGCAGTCGTAGACCACATAGCGATAATTTTTGCGGCATTATTGTTTAGATTAGTTGTGTCTGCTTTGATGTTCCCCTTTCACTGGGCTTTCAATTTTATGGCGTTTTTTGATCTCTTCGGTTTGAACTGGGTTTTATGGGTTATATACTTTACTTACTTTGAAGGATCTCAAGGTCAAACGCCTGCGAAGAGGTGGTTGAGGATAAAGGTTGTCAGGGAAGATGGTTCAAGTGTTGACTATGGCGCGGCGTTAATTCGCAATGTCCTTAGGATAGTTGACTTACTACCAGCATTCTACATTATAGGGGTTGTTCTAGTGGCTTTAAGTGGTAAGAGGCAGAGGTTAGGAGACATTGCTGCGCGAACTTTAGTCGTACAGGCTTAA
- a CDS encoding glutamate--tRNA ligase: MVTNPPSIQDEERLRALIEKAALYNAYTHGGRAQVQAVVRRILAEEPQYRSRHKEVSDIAIVIVEAVNKLTPVEQRRMLEERWPESLTERERRPEERPLPPLPNAGRYSVIVTRFSPNPDCVLHMGSARAIVLSYEYAEEYKGKFYLRFEDTDPRLKRPKLEFYEGIREDLRWLGCRWSGEFIQSQRLEIYYDYVKKLLEMEKAYVCVCEPQKFHRLVVAGRACPCRILSGGENLERWDKMLKGEYAEGKAVVRVKTDLQHPNPAVRDWPAMRIIDTRKTPHPITADSFRVWPLYNLSCGLDDHLLEVTHIIRGKEHLTNEVRQRFLYEHFGWEYPETIHYGRLKITGASLSKSEIKRGVESGAYSGYDDPRLATFAALRRRGIQPDAIRRMILEIGVKPVDITLSWETLYTYNRRIIDPSAPRYFFVENPTPLRVKGIGRPYSVGLHLHPDHPEWGFREFQLHPEGEILTLNIAGNDMGLLKRKTVVRLMGLFNVEVTDLKEGAVEAVYHSESYEEAKKLGAPLIHFLPSGTGIETEVVMPDATIRRGLAEEACRELRVGQVLQFERFGFVRVDKLNGKITVYFTHK; this comes from the coding sequence ATGGTGACTAATCCGCCCAGCATCCAAGATGAGGAAAGGCTTAGAGCGCTCATCGAGAAAGCTGCACTGTATAACGCTTACACTCACGGTGGGAGAGCCCAAGTTCAAGCTGTTGTTAGGCGGATACTAGCGGAAGAGCCTCAGTATCGGAGCCGGCATAAAGAGGTTTCTGATATTGCAATTGTGATTGTTGAAGCTGTTAACAAACTTACGCCAGTTGAGCAGAGGCGCATGCTAGAAGAGAGGTGGCCTGAATCCTTAACTGAGAGGGAGAGAAGACCCGAGGAGCGTCCGCTTCCACCCTTACCTAATGCTGGGCGCTACAGCGTTATCGTTACGCGTTTCTCGCCTAATCCGGACTGCGTCCTTCACATGGGCTCTGCCAGAGCGATAGTGTTGTCCTATGAGTATGCGGAGGAGTATAAGGGGAAGTTCTATCTTCGCTTCGAGGATACTGACCCAAGGTTGAAGAGACCTAAGCTTGAGTTCTATGAGGGCATTCGGGAGGATCTTAGGTGGCTGGGTTGCCGGTGGAGTGGCGAGTTTATCCAGAGCCAGAGACTTGAGATATACTATGATTATGTAAAGAAGCTCTTAGAAATGGAGAAGGCTTACGTCTGCGTCTGCGAGCCTCAAAAGTTTCACAGGTTAGTTGTCGCTGGGAGAGCTTGCCCGTGCAGAATACTGAGCGGGGGGGAGAACTTGGAGAGGTGGGATAAGATGCTTAAAGGCGAATATGCGGAGGGAAAAGCTGTAGTCAGGGTTAAGACCGACCTTCAACATCCGAACCCAGCGGTTAGAGACTGGCCGGCGATGAGGATAATTGACACTAGAAAAACTCCACACCCCATTACGGCAGACAGTTTCCGAGTCTGGCCTCTATATAACCTCTCCTGCGGCTTGGACGACCACCTGCTCGAGGTTACACATATCATTAGAGGGAAGGAGCATCTTACCAACGAGGTGAGACAGCGGTTCCTATATGAACACTTTGGGTGGGAGTACCCTGAGACGATCCACTACGGGCGACTCAAGATCACAGGGGCATCCTTGAGCAAATCGGAGATAAAGAGGGGTGTGGAGAGTGGCGCATATAGTGGGTATGATGATCCACGGCTAGCTACCTTCGCAGCTTTGCGGCGGAGGGGAATACAGCCTGATGCCATACGGCGAATGATATTAGAAATCGGAGTTAAGCCTGTGGACATCACCCTGAGCTGGGAGACCCTTTACACCTACAACCGTCGAATCATAGATCCATCCGCTCCACGTTACTTCTTCGTAGAGAACCCAACACCTCTAAGAGTGAAAGGTATAGGACGACCTTACTCTGTGGGGTTGCATCTCCACCCAGACCATCCGGAGTGGGGCTTCAGAGAGTTCCAATTACACCCTGAGGGTGAGATTCTCACTCTCAACATCGCAGGCAACGATATGGGGCTTCTGAAGAGGAAGACTGTTGTCAGGTTGATGGGCCTCTTTAATGTCGAAGTTACGGATCTTAAGGAGGGAGCCGTAGAGGCAGTTTACCACAGCGAATCCTATGAAGAGGCTAAGAAGCTTGGAGCCCCCTTGATACATTTCCTGCCCTCAGGCACAGGAATTGAGACCGAAGTCGTTATGCCTGACGCTACCATCCGTAGAGGGCTAGCTGAAGAGGCGTGCAGGGAACTCCGTGTTGGGCAGGTGCTCCAGTTCGAGCGTTTCGGCTTCGTTAGAGTAGACAAACTGAATGGAAAGATTACAGTATACTTCACACACAAGTGA
- a CDS encoding enolase C-terminal domain-like protein — protein sequence MGSVSMIKAVHARKIFNSRGEETVEVEVETLSGKGRAAAPTGASRGKHEVAYYPEGGVDKSIDIIEKVVAPRLLGVNSDSQEAVDNALHEVDGTEDFRRIGGNASYAVSVAAAAAAASSHGIPLFRSLIKTQPLLPHPLGNVIGGGKHAGRGAPDIQEFLVLPWRAETFSDAYKAMVKVHRAVGERLEKVDLTFTRGKGDEGAWAPRIHNHAALDVLVEAAERVSSESGVDVRVGLDVAASTLWVEERRVYNYVGEGVTRDEGEQVDYIKSLIEKFKLVYVEDPVHEDDFGGFAELTRSAKGCLICGDDLFVTNVNRLRKGIEEGAANAIIIKPNQIGTISDAYKAVELADKHGYKAVTSHRSGDTCDEHLAHLTVAFGCPIIKTGIVGGERVAKLNELLRIEETLKGRSPDGGTGKTTLINLS from the coding sequence TTGGGTTCAGTCTCCATGATAAAAGCCGTCCATGCTAGAAAGATCTTCAACAGCAGAGGCGAGGAGACAGTGGAGGTGGAGGTGGAAACCCTCAGCGGCAAAGGCAGAGCCGCCGCCCCAACTGGAGCGAGCAGAGGTAAACATGAAGTTGCATATTACCCAGAAGGAGGAGTTGATAAGTCAATAGATATAATTGAGAAAGTTGTCGCGCCGCGCCTTTTAGGCGTAAATTCCGACAGCCAAGAGGCTGTGGATAACGCCCTCCACGAAGTTGATGGCACCGAAGACTTTAGGAGGATCGGTGGCAATGCGTCTTATGCTGTCTCCGTCGCTGCAGCTGCAGCTGCCGCTTCCTCACATGGGATACCTTTATTTCGTTCTCTGATCAAGACACAGCCCCTTCTGCCTCACCCTCTAGGAAATGTCATTGGAGGGGGTAAGCATGCAGGGAGGGGGGCCCCGGACATTCAAGAGTTCTTAGTCTTGCCATGGCGTGCTGAGACCTTTAGCGACGCCTACAAGGCCATGGTGAAAGTGCACAGGGCTGTGGGAGAACGGCTTGAGAAAGTCGACCTGACTTTTACTCGAGGGAAGGGCGACGAAGGTGCTTGGGCCCCCAGAATACATAATCACGCCGCTCTAGACGTGTTAGTTGAAGCGGCTGAGAGGGTTTCGTCAGAGAGCGGCGTCGATGTGCGAGTCGGCCTGGATGTCGCAGCTTCTACATTGTGGGTAGAAGAGAGGAGAGTCTACAACTATGTGGGCGAAGGAGTTACAAGGGATGAAGGAGAGCAAGTAGATTATATTAAAAGTCTTATCGAAAAGTTCAAGTTAGTTTACGTGGAAGACCCTGTTCACGAGGACGACTTCGGAGGGTTTGCGGAGTTAACACGGAGCGCCAAGGGTTGCTTAATCTGCGGGGATGATCTCTTCGTTACAAACGTGAACAGGCTGAGGAAGGGTATAGAAGAGGGCGCCGCCAACGCCATAATTATAAAACCGAACCAGATAGGAACAATCTCAGACGCCTATAAAGCTGTAGAATTAGCCGATAAACACGGTTATAAGGCAGTCACATCCCATCGGTCAGGCGACACTTGCGATGAACATCTGGCACACTTAACTGTAGCCTTCGGTTGCCCTATCATCAAGACTGGCATCGTGGGAGGAGAACGGGTCGCAAAACTTAACGAATTGTTGAGGATTGAGGAGACTTTGAAGGGCAGAAGCCCGGATGGTGGAACTGGAAAGACAACATTAATAAACTTGAGTTAA
- the fni gene encoding type 2 isopentenyl-diphosphate Delta-isomerase — MSPNTRTERRKLDHIKICLERGVQFKTVTAGFEDVHLIHRALPEVNLREVDTTSKLLGHPLTAPIIIEAMTGGTPEAEKLNATLAEAAEKFSIGMGVGSQRAALENPHLTQTYAIVRDKAPNAFIMANLGCSQLLKGNCLEQAEKAVEMIKADALAVHLNPLQEAVMVEGQTDFKGSLGVIKEIAQTLKSPVVAKETGAGVAAEEARLLEGAGVKAIDVGGAGGTSWSAVEYYRARSSGNERGEQLGSTFWDWGIPTVPSLIEVRSSTNLTVIASGGIRSGIEAAKALALGADAVGIALPLLKAAVRGRKQTFKAIQRIVEELKVAMFLAGAASVKELTEKPVVITGKTAEWLKARGFSVESSRRIGR; from the coding sequence TTGTCTCCGAATACAAGAACCGAGCGTAGAAAACTGGATCACATAAAGATCTGCCTTGAAAGGGGTGTTCAGTTTAAGACCGTTACCGCCGGGTTCGAGGATGTCCACCTAATCCACAGGGCTCTCCCAGAGGTCAATCTTAGAGAAGTAGACACTACCTCCAAGCTTCTAGGTCACCCTCTAACGGCGCCAATAATAATTGAAGCAATGACTGGAGGTACCCCAGAGGCGGAGAAGTTAAACGCTACACTGGCTGAGGCGGCAGAGAAGTTCTCTATTGGGATGGGGGTTGGAAGCCAGCGTGCTGCACTTGAGAATCCGCATCTAACCCAAACTTACGCGATTGTTAGAGATAAAGCGCCTAACGCTTTCATAATGGCAAATCTAGGCTGTTCTCAGCTACTCAAAGGCAACTGTCTCGAACAGGCTGAGAAAGCCGTAGAAATGATCAAAGCCGACGCGTTGGCGGTACACCTCAACCCCCTCCAAGAAGCAGTAATGGTTGAAGGCCAGACTGATTTTAAAGGCAGCTTGGGCGTTATCAAAGAGATAGCCCAAACACTGAAGAGTCCGGTGGTAGCGAAGGAGACGGGAGCGGGAGTAGCCGCTGAGGAGGCGAGGCTGCTTGAGGGAGCGGGAGTTAAGGCGATCGATGTGGGCGGCGCAGGTGGGACAAGCTGGTCTGCAGTAGAATACTACAGAGCTAGGAGCTCCGGCAACGAACGCGGTGAACAGTTAGGTTCTACTTTCTGGGATTGGGGTATACCTACGGTGCCGAGCCTAATAGAGGTAAGATCTTCCACCAATCTAACTGTGATCGCAAGCGGCGGCATCAGGAGCGGCATAGAGGCAGCCAAGGCATTAGCCCTCGGAGCTGACGCAGTCGGCATTGCACTTCCTCTTCTAAAGGCTGCGGTAAGAGGACGGAAACAAACTTTTAAAGCTATTCAACGCATCGTTGAGGAGTTAAAGGTAGCGATGTTTTTGGCCGGTGCCGCATCTGTCAAGGAGCTTACAGAGAAACCTGTTGTTATTACTGGTAAGACTGCGGAGTGGCTGAAAGCTAGAGGTTTCAGCGTTGAGTCATCTAGAAGGATAGGCAGGTAA
- the amrB gene encoding AmmeMemoRadiSam system protein B: protein MSIVKVRHASVAGSWYAGTETTLKRQLEEECFLHTLGPRVIPNLNPKGPRRIVGLLCPHAGYMYSGPVAAHSYGALAEDGTPRTVVVIGPNHTGMGSGVSIMLEGLWRTPLGETAIDSEIAGRIQKASSYIDIDEKAHAYEHSIELQLPFLQYILQSRFNFVPICMLLQDLDVAVDVGRAIASALLGVDAVIIASSDMTHYERQTSAEKKDHAAIDAMSRLNVDELYRVVNSLNISMCGVGPVAAMITASKLLAAEKAVLLKYATSGDVTGDKSAVVGYCAMAFSKC from the coding sequence GTGAGTATAGTGAAAGTCAGGCATGCTAGTGTCGCGGGATCTTGGTATGCAGGCACCGAGACTACGCTCAAGAGGCAACTTGAGGAGGAGTGCTTCTTGCACACCCTAGGCCCAAGAGTAATCCCCAACTTAAACCCAAAGGGGCCGCGGAGAATAGTTGGGTTGCTCTGCCCGCATGCTGGGTACATGTACTCGGGACCCGTAGCAGCCCACTCCTATGGTGCTCTCGCTGAGGATGGCACACCTAGGACGGTTGTGGTTATAGGCCCGAATCACACCGGCATGGGTAGCGGTGTGTCCATAATGTTAGAGGGTTTGTGGAGAACCCCGCTAGGCGAAACTGCAATCGACTCTGAGATTGCTGGGAGAATTCAGAAGGCATCCTCATACATTGACATAGATGAGAAGGCTCACGCTTATGAGCACTCAATAGAACTCCAGCTCCCATTCCTTCAGTATATCTTACAGTCGAGGTTCAACTTTGTTCCCATCTGTATGCTTCTACAAGATCTGGATGTAGCGGTGGATGTCGGAAGGGCAATAGCTTCAGCCCTTCTAGGTGTAGACGCCGTTATTATAGCCTCGAGCGACATGACCCACTACGAACGCCAAACCTCAGCTGAGAAGAAAGATCATGCCGCTATAGATGCCATGAGCCGCCTAAACGTGGATGAACTCTATAGGGTTGTAAATAGCCTCAACATCTCAATGTGCGGCGTCGGACCGGTGGCAGCGATGATCACTGCCTCTAAGCTACTAGCAGCGGAGAAAGCCGTTTTGCTTAAATATGCTACGTCAGGAGATGTAACGGGCGATAAATCCGCTGTGGTCGGCTATTGTGCTATGGCATTCTCGAAGTGTTAA
- a CDS encoding serine/threonine protein kinase: protein MNRLIPLKEPLAEALRPLLCYPRWDEAEFLSRLKELESLNVEAIELSGPTKIFNFQVLGKGCDSIVAASILKGGDRCALKIRRLDASRVDTSHEAEMLEKANAVGIGPKLRGYTRNFITMELIEGKPLPQWIKDLRGRGSSRRLKLVVVEALKQCRLLDSIGLDHGELSRAPKHVIIDHIDQPRIIDFESASVVRRRSNVTALAQYLLVSSSLSREICKRLRIVSRDEVIDALRRYKNEPSDGNFEELLATIELV, encoded by the coding sequence TTGAACAGGCTGATACCGTTAAAGGAGCCTCTCGCTGAAGCCCTCAGACCCCTCCTCTGCTACCCTCGATGGGATGAGGCAGAGTTCTTAAGCCGACTGAAGGAGTTGGAATCACTCAACGTGGAGGCCATAGAGTTATCAGGCCCCACGAAGATCTTTAACTTCCAAGTTCTTGGGAAGGGCTGCGATAGTATAGTGGCTGCATCCATTTTGAAGGGCGGCGATCGATGTGCTCTGAAGATTCGACGCTTAGATGCTAGCAGAGTTGACACCTCCCATGAGGCTGAGATGCTGGAGAAGGCTAACGCTGTAGGCATAGGCCCTAAACTTCGCGGGTACACCCGAAACTTCATAACTATGGAGCTTATCGAAGGGAAGCCTTTACCTCAGTGGATTAAAGACTTGAGAGGTAGGGGGAGCAGCAGGCGGCTAAAGCTTGTAGTTGTGGAGGCTCTTAAGCAGTGTCGTCTACTAGACTCTATAGGATTAGACCACGGCGAACTCAGCAGGGCGCCCAAACATGTAATTATAGACCACATTGACCAGCCACGCATAATAGACTTTGAGAGCGCTAGCGTTGTAAGAAGAAGATCGAATGTGACTGCTCTAGCTCAATATCTCCTAGTTAGTAGCAGTTTATCCCGCGAAATATGCAAGAGACTCCGAATCGTGAGTAGAGACGAAGTAATTGATGCGCTACGAAGATATAAGAATGAACCTAGTGATGGAAACTTCGAGGAATTACTCGCCACAATAGAGCTAGTTTGA